From the genome of Segatella hominis, one region includes:
- a CDS encoding 1-acyl-sn-glycerol-3-phosphate acyltransferase, which yields MLQNFCRWILYKKLGWKKDITVDLPEKYIICLAPHTSNWDLFLGQAFAKAEGMKSNFLMKKEWFFWPLGPIFRKMGGIPVWRSKHTSMTDNLAEEAKKRKSFVLCITPEGTRSLNPEWKKGFYFIAQKANIPILLYGADYEKKLIQCTKKMIPSGDVDKDMREIKLYFKDFKGKKPEKFTIGNID from the coding sequence ATGTTACAGAATTTTTGTCGCTGGATTTTATATAAGAAATTAGGGTGGAAAAAGGATATCACGGTTGATTTGCCGGAAAAGTATATTATATGCTTAGCTCCGCATACAAGCAACTGGGATTTGTTTCTTGGACAGGCTTTTGCCAAGGCTGAAGGTATGAAGTCTAACTTCTTGATGAAAAAGGAATGGTTCTTCTGGCCTCTCGGTCCTATTTTCCGCAAGATGGGTGGCATTCCGGTCTGGAGAAGTAAGCATACGAGCATGACTGATAATTTGGCTGAAGAGGCTAAAAAGAGAAAGTCTTTTGTGCTTTGCATCACACCTGAAGGAACCCGTTCTCTTAATCCAGAATGGAAAAAAGGTTTCTATTTCATTGCACAGAAGGCTAATATTCCTATCCTGCTCTATGGTGCTGATTATGAAAAGAAGCTCATTCAGTGCACCAAGAAGATGATTCCATCAGGCGATGTAGATAAGGACATGCGCGAAATCAAACTTTATTTCAAGGACTTCAAGGGTAAAAAACCGGAAAAATTCACTATCGGAAACATCGATTGA
- a CDS encoding fibronectin type III domain-containing protein: MNKKNYLKYWAFCCWLLMPATANAQYLEGNTRAWGDIEYTDDPWVFNASHPYFITEGLQNRHLSVWASHGRYYDNDQKRWKWQRPNLFGTTEDLFTQTIVIPYLIPMLQNAGAIVFTPRERDWQKKEIIVDNDDPIKANYYKETVNGKKWKTGKEPGFAAKKALYNDGENPFTDGSIRKAKATKKKNYSEISYQPNIPDAGKYAVYVSYQTLPKSVKDAKYLVFHKGQVTEFTVNQRMGGSTWVYLGTFDFDKGCNEFNRVVVTNQASSKGIVTSDAVRFGGGMGNILRGDYNSGVPRCLEGARYYAQWAGAPYSVYGGRKGKNDYADDINTRSLMTNWLGGGSVYMPAKDGKNVPIELSLAIHSDAGYNPDGKSVYGSLAICTTNFNDEKLNTGISRFTSKDFAQALLKNLVTDMRYKYGDFGERYLWDRNYSETRLPEVPSAIIETLSHQSFPDMKLAQNPMAKFTIARSLYKTILRYVSSNHGKKYTVQPLPPNHFSVEVNNQGIATLSWSPQTDKTEPTATPTSYVLYIAEGRGGFDNGQIIRTAACQIKLEPGKTYSFKVTALNKGGESFPSETLAALYNPKAHHTVLIVNNFHRLAAPQVIDNEAEQGFDFDQDPGVSYGLNAGWNGKQRVFKRSKMGVMTADGLGYCGDEMAGKMIAGNDFNYPVEHARAIATSNLYSIASCSSEAILSGKVNMGKYSIVDLINGLERYDGYTPEYYKSFTPTMINKIENYMHHGGRLLVSGSYIGSDMQTDEEKNFLANTLKVQYQVSDSLKATPMVNGLGMNFDYYDKLNDKHYAATHPDILAPIDGAICTMQYINGASAAVGYKGNGYGSFTMGFPFECIKNEQTRVQLMSGILKYLLDNK; the protein is encoded by the coding sequence TTGAATAAGAAAAACTATCTTAAATATTGGGCATTCTGTTGCTGGCTATTGATGCCGGCAACTGCAAATGCGCAATATCTTGAAGGCAATACAAGGGCCTGGGGAGACATCGAATATACCGATGATCCCTGGGTCTTTAATGCATCACATCCTTACTTTATAACTGAAGGATTGCAGAACCGCCATCTTTCAGTATGGGCATCGCATGGCAGATATTATGATAATGATCAGAAACGCTGGAAATGGCAACGACCAAATCTCTTTGGTACTACCGAGGATTTGTTCACGCAAACCATTGTTATCCCTTATCTGATTCCGATGCTTCAGAATGCCGGTGCCATCGTTTTCACTCCACGTGAAAGAGATTGGCAAAAAAAGGAAATCATAGTTGATAATGATGATCCTATCAAAGCCAATTACTACAAAGAAACGGTAAATGGAAAGAAATGGAAAACAGGTAAGGAACCTGGATTTGCTGCAAAAAAGGCACTCTACAATGATGGGGAAAATCCTTTTACTGATGGTTCCATCAGAAAGGCTAAAGCCACTAAAAAGAAGAATTACAGTGAAATCAGCTATCAGCCAAATATTCCTGATGCTGGTAAATATGCTGTCTATGTAAGTTATCAGACTTTGCCTAAAAGTGTGAAGGATGCAAAATATCTCGTTTTCCACAAAGGGCAGGTTACGGAATTTACAGTCAACCAGAGAATGGGAGGCAGCACATGGGTCTATTTGGGCACATTTGATTTCGATAAAGGTTGCAATGAGTTCAATCGTGTTGTCGTGACCAATCAGGCTTCTTCCAAAGGTATCGTGACAAGTGATGCTGTAAGATTTGGAGGAGGTATGGGAAATATTCTTCGTGGCGATTACAACAGTGGGGTTCCTCGTTGTCTGGAAGGGGCAAGATATTACGCACAATGGGCAGGCGCTCCCTACTCTGTTTATGGAGGAAGAAAGGGCAAAAATGATTATGCTGATGATATCAATACCCGTTCGCTCATGACCAACTGGCTGGGTGGTGGTAGTGTCTATATGCCTGCTAAAGACGGCAAGAATGTACCTATTGAATTATCACTTGCCATTCATAGTGATGCGGGATACAATCCAGACGGCAAATCTGTATATGGATCTTTGGCTATTTGCACAACCAACTTCAATGATGAGAAATTGAATACGGGTATTTCCAGATTTACATCCAAGGATTTTGCCCAGGCATTGCTGAAGAACCTCGTTACAGACATGAGATATAAATATGGTGATTTTGGAGAACGCTATCTTTGGGACAGAAATTATTCTGAAACAAGATTGCCAGAAGTGCCTTCTGCCATCATCGAAACTCTCTCTCATCAGAGTTTCCCAGATATGAAACTGGCTCAGAATCCAATGGCTAAATTCACCATCGCTCGTTCACTATACAAGACCATTCTCAGATATGTTTCCTCCAATCATGGCAAGAAATATACGGTTCAACCTTTGCCTCCAAATCACTTTTCTGTAGAAGTGAACAATCAGGGAATAGCTACTCTTTCATGGAGTCCGCAGACTGATAAAACAGAACCGACAGCAACTCCTACCTCTTATGTCTTGTATATAGCAGAAGGAAGAGGTGGCTTCGATAATGGGCAAATTATCAGAACTGCTGCCTGCCAGATCAAACTGGAACCTGGTAAGACGTATAGCTTTAAGGTGACCGCACTGAACAAAGGTGGAGAAAGTTTTCCATCTGAGACATTGGCTGCTCTCTACAATCCGAAAGCTCACCATACCGTATTGATAGTCAACAACTTTCATCGTTTGGCTGCACCTCAAGTGATAGACAATGAAGCGGAACAAGGCTTTGATTTTGATCAGGATCCTGGAGTAAGTTATGGCCTGAATGCTGGATGGAATGGTAAGCAGAGAGTTTTCAAACGTTCTAAAATGGGCGTGATGACTGCTGATGGACTTGGGTACTGCGGTGACGAAATGGCAGGAAAAATGATTGCAGGTAATGATTTCAATTATCCAGTAGAACATGCCAGAGCAATTGCTACTTCTAATCTGTATAGTATTGCCAGTTGCTCCAGCGAAGCCATCCTTTCGGGTAAGGTAAATATGGGCAAGTACTCAATAGTTGATTTGATCAATGGACTCGAAAGATATGATGGCTACACGCCTGAATACTACAAATCTTTTACCCCTACCATGATCAATAAGATTGAGAATTACATGCATCATGGAGGACGTTTATTGGTGAGCGGCTCCTACATCGGAAGCGATATGCAAACGGATGAAGAGAAGAATTTCCTGGCTAATACGCTGAAGGTGCAATATCAGGTTTCAGACAGTCTGAAAGCCACACCGATGGTTAACGGATTAGGAATGAACTTTGATTATTACGACAAATTGAATGACAAGCACTACGCTGCAACACATCCTGATATTCTTGCCCCAATTGATGGGGCTATCTGCACAATGCAATATATAAATGGAGCAAGTGCTGCTGTAGGATATAAAGGCAATGGGTATGGTTCATTCACCATGGGCTTCCCATTCGAGTGTATCAAGAATGAGCAGACACGCGTACAGTTAATGTCTGGTATTCTCAAGTATTTACTTGACAACAAGTAA
- a CDS encoding DUF4421 domain-containing protein has product MLQNTNTYEEYTLSSKEGQRISFAPDPTFRLGPYLGWRWVFLGYTVDLKHINASSQHTNKKEFDLSLYSSMLGIDLFWRQTGNDYHVQRMNLSSELDTSPMHKVPFDGFKSSIKGFNLYYIFNHRKFSYPAAYSQSTCQRKSAGSMLLGIGYMRHTLDVDWDKLSSLVDEKLGKKEDGKSRIDSTLTFSKVKYSDISVSCGYAYNWVFAKNFLFNASLSVGLAYNKSKSDTEHSRLDIHDFSFNNFNLDGIGRFGIVWNNTKWYAGASAVIHTYNYKKEQFSTNSSFGSLNIYVGVNFGRKRHH; this is encoded by the coding sequence ATGCTTCAGAATACGAATACTTATGAGGAATATACGCTTTCCAGCAAGGAAGGCCAGCGCATATCTTTTGCACCCGATCCAACCTTCCGACTGGGGCCTTATCTGGGTTGGCGCTGGGTGTTCCTTGGTTACACCGTTGACCTCAAACATATCAATGCGAGTTCACAACATACCAATAAGAAAGAGTTTGACTTGAGCTTATATAGCAGTATGTTGGGCATCGATTTATTTTGGAGACAAACGGGTAATGATTACCATGTACAACGCATGAATCTGAGCAGCGAACTTGATACATCACCGATGCACAAAGTTCCTTTTGATGGTTTTAAGTCCAGTATTAAAGGGTTCAATCTTTACTATATCTTCAATCATAGAAAATTCTCATACCCAGCAGCTTACTCGCAAAGTACCTGTCAAAGAAAAAGTGCTGGTTCTATGCTCTTAGGGATTGGTTATATGCGGCATACGCTTGATGTTGACTGGGATAAGTTGAGTTCTCTTGTAGATGAGAAATTAGGAAAAAAGGAAGATGGAAAATCAAGAATAGATAGTACTTTAACCTTCTCGAAGGTGAAATATTCAGACATCTCGGTTTCTTGCGGATATGCTTATAATTGGGTATTTGCAAAGAACTTCCTCTTTAATGCTTCGCTTTCGGTAGGTCTTGCTTACAACAAATCGAAATCAGATACAGAACATAGCAGATTGGATATTCATGATTTCAGTTTCAATAATTTCAATCTTGATGGTATTGGTCGGTTTGGAATTGTATGGAATAATACGAAGTGGTATGCTGGAGCCAGCGCAGTAATCCATACTTATAATTATAAAAAAGAACAGTTTTCTACAAACAGTTCTTTTGGCTCGCTGAATATCTATGTAGGTGTGAACTTTGGTCGTAAGCGACACCATTAA
- a CDS encoding N-acetylmuramoyl-L-alanine amidase-like domain-containing protein, which yields MMYFKFILASQILNLATLLAVGQTRSCTFEPHPKSVSNGVKKENIDSYQDAHLSPLKTSSDKVVSHRTDDTAHYQVDATYSQSDISRINSLLREASQLKAKPKSWMLWFGKKFIGVPYVGGTLDRAEEEKLVINTSELDCTTFVEIVTALTRCMSGNGKRDFSDFFRQLQHVRYINGEIVYEKRQHYFTVWISDNAEEGIVTDIQNNPPFTKVQHVSVNWMTTHQQSYKMLKNNTKRLQGIKALEEQISGKSYRYIPKEQIVDSRLFRNTIHNGDILVMITNKKGLDTTHIGIASWHQDGLHMLNASSIHKKVIDEPMLLRTYMMKHPSQIGIRVCRVVDGAK from the coding sequence ATGATGTATTTTAAGTTTATTTTAGCCAGTCAGATTTTAAATCTGGCTACATTATTGGCTGTAGGACAAACGAGAAGTTGTACGTTCGAACCGCATCCTAAGTCGGTTTCTAATGGAGTTAAGAAGGAGAATATTGATAGTTATCAGGATGCTCATCTTTCTCCATTAAAGACTTCATCTGACAAAGTCGTTAGTCATCGTACTGACGATACAGCACATTATCAGGTTGATGCTACATATAGTCAGTCAGATATTTCCCGTATCAACTCCTTACTTCGAGAGGCTTCCCAACTCAAAGCAAAACCGAAAAGTTGGATGCTTTGGTTTGGAAAGAAATTCATAGGTGTTCCGTATGTAGGAGGAACTTTGGATAGGGCGGAGGAAGAAAAACTGGTTATTAATACTTCAGAACTCGACTGTACGACTTTTGTTGAAATTGTGACAGCATTGACTCGTTGCATGTCCGGGAATGGAAAAAGGGATTTCTCAGATTTTTTCCGACAGCTTCAGCATGTCCGTTATATCAATGGAGAAATTGTCTATGAAAAGAGACAGCATTATTTTACTGTTTGGATTAGTGATAATGCAGAGGAAGGCATTGTTACTGATATTCAGAACAATCCTCCTTTCACCAAAGTTCAGCATGTTTCTGTGAATTGGATGACTACTCATCAGCAGAGCTATAAGATGCTAAAAAATAATACAAAGCGACTTCAAGGTATTAAAGCATTGGAAGAGCAGATTAGTGGTAAAAGTTATCGGTATATTCCAAAAGAGCAGATTGTGGATAGTCGTTTATTCAGAAATACCATTCATAATGGCGACATCCTTGTCATGATAACCAATAAAAAGGGACTTGATACGACGCATATAGGAATAGCATCTTGGCATCAAGATGGACTCCATATGCTTAATGCAAGCAGTATTCACAAGAAGGTAATTGATGAACCAATGCTTCTGCGTACTTATATGATGAAACATCCGAGCCAGATAGGAATCAGAGTTTGCAGAGTTGTTGATGGAGCTAAATGA
- a CDS encoding YgiQ family radical SAM protein, with amino-acid sequence MDYKLTDFLPTTKKECELRGWDELDVILFSGDAYVDHPSFGSAILGRILEANGYRVAIVPQPDWHGDFRDFKKLGRPRLFFGVSPGAMDSMVNRYTANRRMRSEDAFSPDSRHDMRPDYPSIVYTQILKKLFPDVPVALGGIEASLRRISHYDYWKDELRKCILCDSGADLILYGMGERSIVELANAFAEGKTMDEIHEMPQVAFYCKEKDIPGGFKDDDIILHSHEECLHNKKGQAENVRHLEEEANKMHAQRMIQEVDGKYVVVNPPFPLMTTEELDAAFDLPYTRLPHPKYKGKTIPAYEMIKFSVNLHRGCFGGCSFCTISAHQGKFVVCRSKESILKEVKKIIAMPDFKGYLSDLGGPSANMYGMHGKNQKACEVCKRPSCVNPQICPNLNTDHSKLLEIYHAVDALPGIKKSFIGSGVRYDLLLHKSKDEKVNQAAREYTRELITKHVSGRLKVAPEHTSPEVLKFMRKPSFDLFYEFKRIFDKINKEEGLNQQIIPYFISSHPGCHEEDMAELAVITKGLDFHLEQVQDFTPTPMTISTETWYTGYDPYTLEPVFSAKTQKEKLAQRMFFFWYKPEERRAIESELRRIGRSDLIAKLYDKRDMKGGHTSARFDEKAVGSTYDNPGVGRGARGKNRQGNSSYGPNSGRNGRNQSYQPKGYGNVGCYDEDKYLNNGKPLNARNHHEGSQRPLSPRELAKSVKEQLKADKGSGFFKDKKKKSFNPNFDEGNHRRGDMSQNRGNGKQNHGNGRNSGSFSGDNRNKGNSGRRGKR; translated from the coding sequence ATGGATTATAAATTAACAGATTTTTTACCAACAACTAAGAAAGAATGTGAACTCAGAGGGTGGGACGAACTGGACGTTATCCTGTTTTCAGGAGATGCCTACGTAGATCATCCATCCTTTGGTTCTGCTATACTTGGCAGAATCCTTGAAGCCAATGGCTACCGTGTGGCTATTGTGCCTCAACCAGACTGGCATGGTGATTTCCGTGATTTCAAAAAGCTCGGACGTCCACGTCTGTTCTTTGGCGTTTCTCCAGGAGCCATGGACTCGATGGTAAACCGCTATACTGCCAATCGCCGTATGCGAAGTGAAGATGCATTCAGTCCAGACTCGCGCCATGACATGCGTCCAGACTATCCTTCTATCGTCTATACTCAGATATTGAAGAAACTTTTCCCTGATGTACCTGTGGCTCTTGGCGGTATAGAAGCTTCGTTGCGCCGTATCAGTCACTATGATTATTGGAAAGACGAACTGCGCAAGTGTATTCTCTGTGATTCAGGTGCCGACCTCATTCTCTATGGAATGGGTGAACGTTCTATTGTGGAACTTGCCAACGCTTTTGCTGAAGGAAAGACAATGGACGAGATTCACGAAATGCCACAGGTTGCTTTCTATTGTAAGGAAAAGGATATTCCTGGTGGTTTCAAGGATGATGACATCATCCTGCATAGCCATGAGGAGTGTCTTCACAACAAGAAAGGTCAGGCTGAGAATGTGCGCCATCTGGAGGAAGAAGCCAATAAGATGCATGCACAGAGAATGATTCAGGAAGTGGATGGAAAATATGTTGTGGTCAACCCTCCTTTCCCTCTGATGACAACAGAGGAATTGGATGCAGCTTTCGATTTGCCATACACCCGTCTGCCTCATCCGAAATATAAAGGGAAAACGATTCCTGCGTATGAGATGATCAAGTTCTCTGTCAACCTGCACCGTGGCTGTTTTGGCGGCTGCTCTTTCTGCACCATCTCTGCTCACCAGGGCAAATTTGTGGTATGCAGAAGCAAGGAAAGTATTCTGAAGGAGGTGAAGAAAATCATCGCAATGCCTGATTTTAAAGGATACTTGAGCGATTTAGGCGGTCCATCAGCTAATATGTATGGAATGCATGGCAAAAATCAGAAGGCCTGTGAGGTGTGCAAACGTCCATCATGCGTAAATCCCCAGATTTGTCCAAACCTCAATACCGATCATAGCAAACTCCTCGAAATTTATCATGCAGTTGATGCCCTGCCTGGTATCAAGAAAAGTTTTATAGGTAGTGGTGTCCGCTATGATTTGCTATTGCATAAAAGCAAGGATGAGAAGGTGAATCAGGCTGCAAGGGAATATACCCGCGAGCTGATTACCAAGCATGTGAGCGGACGACTGAAAGTGGCACCAGAGCATACAAGTCCGGAAGTTCTCAAGTTCATGCGTAAGCCATCGTTCGACTTATTCTATGAATTCAAACGTATCTTCGATAAGATCAACAAAGAAGAGGGGCTCAATCAGCAAATCATTCCTTATTTCATCAGTTCACATCCGGGCTGTCATGAAGAGGATATGGCAGAATTGGCTGTTATAACCAAGGGACTGGATTTCCATCTTGAACAAGTACAGGACTTCACTCCTACTCCGATGACAATCTCTACGGAAACCTGGTACACAGGATATGATCCATACACTCTGGAACCAGTTTTCAGTGCCAAGACTCAGAAGGAAAAACTCGCTCAGAGAATGTTCTTCTTCTGGTATAAACCGGAAGAAAGAAGGGCTATAGAATCTGAATTACGTAGAATTGGCAGAAGCGACCTGATTGCGAAACTATATGATAAGCGTGATATGAAAGGCGGGCACACTTCTGCAAGATTCGATGAGAAAGCTGTAGGCTCTACTTATGACAACCCAGGCGTTGGTCGTGGTGCAAGAGGAAAGAACAGACAGGGAAATTCTTCTTACGGCCCCAATTCCGGAAGAAATGGTAGAAATCAATCATACCAACCTAAGGGATATGGCAATGTAGGATGCTATGATGAGGATAAATATCTCAATAATGGCAAACCTCTGAATGCCCGTAACCATCATGAGGGTTCACAAAGACCACTATCTCCTCGCGAACTTGCCAAGTCTGTAAAAGAGCAGTTGAAAGCCGATAAAGGTTCTGGATTCTTCAAGGATAAAAAGAAAAAGAGTTTCAACCCTAATTTTGATGAAGGAAATCATAGACGCGGTGACATGAGTCAAAATCGTGGAAACGGCAAACAAAATCATGGAAATGGTAGAAATTCAGGATCTTTCTCTGGAGATAATAGAAATAAAGGCAATTCCGGAAGAAGAGGTAAAAGATAA